The Lynx canadensis isolate LIC74 chromosome D1, mLynCan4.pri.v2, whole genome shotgun sequence genome has a segment encoding these proteins:
- the PHLDB1 gene encoding pleckstrin homology-like domain family B member 1 isoform X9 — protein MDALNRNQVGPGCKTQAMVKKGPLDLIETGKGLKVQTDKPHLVSLGSGRLSTAITLLPLEEGKTVIGSAARDISLQGPGLAPEHCYIENLRGTLTLYPCGNACSIDGLPVRQPTRLTQGCMLCLGQSTFLRFNHPAEAKWMKSMIPAGGRAPGPPYSPGSESESLVNGNHAPQPATRGASACASHSSLVSSIEKDLQEIMDSLVLEEPGAAGKKPAATSPLSPMANGGRYLLSPPTSPGAMSVGSSYENTSPAFSPLSSPASSGSCASHSPSGQEPAPSVPPLVPARSSSYHLALQPPQSRPGGARSSESPRLGRKGGHERPPSPGLRGLLTDSPAATVLAEARRATESPRLGGQLPVVAINLSEYPASGARSQPTSIPGSPKLQPPVPAPRNKIGTLQDRPPSPFRELPGTERVLTTSPSRQLVGRTFSDGSATRTLQPPESPRLGRRGLDSMRELPPLSPSLSRRALSPMPTRTTPDPKLTREVVESPRARRWAAHGASPEDFSLTLGARGRRTRSPSPTLGESLAPRKGSFSGRLSPAYSLGSLTGASPRQSPRAQRKLSSGDLRVPVTRERKNSITEISDNEDDLLEYHRRQHQERLWEQEMERLERQRLETILNLCAEYSRADGAPEAGELPSIGEAAAALALAGRRPSRGLSAATGASGRGTEEPGGATQRLWECVDRSDEENLKEECSSTESTQQEHEDAPSAKLQGEVLALEEERAQVLGRVEQLKVRVKELEQQLQESAREAEMERALLQGEREAERALLQKEQKAVDQLQEKLVTLETGIQKERDKEAEALETETKLFEDLEFQQLERESRVEEERELAGQGLLRSKAELLRSITKRKERLAVLDSQAGQIRAQAVQESERLARDKNASLQLLQKEKEKLTMLERRYHSLTGGRPFPKTTSTLKEVYRSKMDGEATSPLPRTRSGPLPSSSGSSSSSSQLSVATLGRSPSPKSVLLAQNGTSSLPRNLAATLQDIETKRQLALQQKGQQVIEEQRRRLAELKQKAAAEAQCQWDALHGAAPFPPGPSGFPPLMHHSILHHLPAGRERGEDGEHAYDTLSLESSDSMETSISTGGTSACSPDTVSSVSGLDVGKIEEMEKMLKEAHAEKSRLMESRERELELRRQALEEERRRREQVERRLQSESARRQQLVEKEVKMREKQFSQARPLTRYLPIRKEDFDLKTHIESSGHGVDTCLHVVLSSKVCRGYLVKMGGKIKSWKKRWFVFDRLKRTLSYYVDKHETKLKGVIYFQAIEEVYYDHLRSAAKSPNPALTFCVKTHDRLYYMVAPSAEAMRIWMDVIVTGAEGYTQFMN, from the exons GCTGTATGTTGTGCCTGGGTCAGTCGACCTTCCTCCGCTTTAACCACCCGGCTGAAGCCAAGTGGATGAAGAGCATGATTCCGGCAGGGGGCCGGGCCCCCGGGCCCCCCTACAGTCCTGGCTCAG AATCGGAAAGCCTGGTGAATGGGAACCACGCGCCACAGCCCGCGACCCGGGGCGCCTCTGCCTGCGCCAGCCACAGTTCCCTGGTGAGCTCTATTGAGAAGGACCTGCAGGAGATCATGGATTCGCTGGTGCTAGAGGAGCCCGGAGCGGCCGGCAAGAAGCCTGCCGCGACTTCCCCACTGTCGCCAATGGCTAATGGTGGGCGTTACTTGCTGTCCCCGCCGACCAGCCCTGGTGCCATGTCTGTGGGCTCCAGCTACGAGAACACCTCTCCAGCCTTCTCTCCGCTCTCCTCACCAGCCAGCAGTGGGAGCTGTGCCAGCCACTCACCCAGCGGGCAGGAGCCAGCACCTTCCGTGCCGCCGCTGGTGCCTGCCCGTTCCTCTAGCTACCACCTGGCCCTGCAGCCCCCACAGTCCCGACCGGGCGGCGCCCGCTCCTCCGAGAGCCCCCGGCTGGGCCGGAAAGGGGGTCACGAGAGGCCTCCCAGCCCCGGCCTCCGAGGTCTGCTGACGGACAGCCCCGCGGCCACTGTCTTGGCGGAGGCCCGCAGAGCCACCGAGAGCCCCCGGCTGGGTGGGCAGCTGCCCGTGGTGGCCATCAACCTGAGTGAATACCCAGCTTCCGGTGCCCGAAGCCAGCCCACGAGCATTCCTGGAAGCCCCAAGTTGCAGCCTCCGGTCCCTGCTCCCCGAAACAAGATCGGCACCCTCCAGGACCGCCCTCCCAGCCCTTTCCGTGAGCTGCCAGGCACCGAGCGGGTGCTGACAACCAGCCCCTCACGCCAGCTGGTGGGCCGAACATTTTCAGATGGGTCAGCCACCCGCACCCTGCAGCCTCCTGAGAGTCCCCGCCTGGGCCGGCGGGGCCTGGACAGCATGCGGGAACTCCCTCCGTTGAGCCCGTCTCTGTCGCGACGGGCTCTCTCCCCCATGCCCACCAGGACTACGCCAGATCCCAAGCTAACCAGGGAAGTGGTGGAGAGTCCCCGGGCCCGGCGCTGGGCAGCCCACGGGGCGTCACCGGAGGACTTCTCCCTGACGCTGGGGGCACGGGGCCGTAGGACACGGAGCCCCTCACCCACGCTCGGGGAGTCACTGGCACCCCGCAAGGGCAGCTTCAGTGGCAGGCTGAGCCCAGCCTATAGTCTGGGCTCTCTGACCGGGGCTTCGCCCCGCCAGAGCCCCCGTGCCCAGAGGAAGCTGTCCAGTGGGGACTTGCGGGTCCCTGTCACTCGGGAGCGGAAAAATAGCATCACGGAGATCAGTGACAACGAGGACGACCTCCTGGAGTACCACCGGCGGCAGCACCAAGAACGGCTCTGGGAGCAGGAGATGGAGAGACTG GAACGCCAGCGCCTGGAGACCATCCTGAACCTGTGTGCTGAGTACAGCCGGGCCGACGGGGCACCCGAGGCTGGGGAGCTGCCCAGCATCGGGGAAGCCGCCGCAGCATTGGCGCTGGCGGGCCGGAGGCCCTCTCGAGGCCTTTCAGCGGCCACCGGAGCCTCTGGGCGGGGCACCGAGGAGCCCGGGGGTGCCACCCAGCGCCTGTGGGAGTGCGTGGACCGCTCAGATGAGGAGAATCTCAAGGAGGAGTGCAGCAGCACTGAGAGCACCCAGCAggag catgAAGATGCACCCAGCGCCAAGCTCCAGGGGGAGGTGCTGGCCCTGGAAGAGGAGCGGGCTCAGGTGTTGGGGCGAGTGGAGCAGCTCAAGGTCCGTGTGAAGGAGCTCGAGCAGCAGCTGCAGGAGTCCGCCCGCGAG GCTGAAATGGAACGAGCATTgctgcagggggagagggaggcagagcggGCGTTGCTGCAGAAGGAGCAGAAGGCCGTGGACCAGCTGCAGGAAAAGTTGGTGACCTTGGAAACCGGCATCCAGAAGGAGAGGGACAAG GAGGCCGAGGCCCTGGAGACGGAGACAAAGCTGTTTGAGGACTTGGAGTTCCAGCAGCTGGAGCGGGAGAGCCGCGTGGAGGAGGAGCGTGAGCTGGCGGGCCAGGGGCTGCTCCGGAGCAAGGCCGAGCTGCTCCGGAGCATCACCAAGAGGAAG GAGCGCCTGGCAGTCCTGGACAGTCAGGCCGGGCAGATCCGGGCCCAGGCCGTGCAAGAGTCCGAGCGCCTGGCGCGGGACAAGAACGCCTCCCTGCAGCTGCTGCAGAAG GAGAAGGAGAAACTCACGATGCTGGAAAGAAGGTACCACTCACTCACGGGAGGCAGGCCTTTCCCGAAGACCACGTCGACCCTCAAAGAG gtTTACCGCTCCAAGATGGATGGTGAGGCCACCAGCCCCCTGCCCCGGACCCGCAgcggccccctcccctcttcctctgggtcttcttcctcctcctcccagctcaGCGTGGCTACCCTGGGCCGTAGCCCCTCCCCAAAG AGTGTCCTCCTTGCCCAGAATGGCACGAGCAGCCTTCCTCGCAACCTGGCGGCCACGCTGCAGGACATTGAGACCAAGCGCCAGCTGGCCCTGCAGCAGAAGG GGCAGCAGGTGATCGAGGAGCAGCGGCGGCGCCTGGCCGAGCTGAAGCAGAAGGCTGCGGCCGAGGCGCAGTGCCAGTGGGATGCCCTGCACGGGGCGGCCCCCTTCCCGCCCGGCCCCTCGGGCTTCCCCCCGCTCATGCACCACTCCATCCTGCACCACCTGCCGGCCGGCCGAGAGCGCGGGGAGGACGGCGAGCACGCCTACGACACCCTGAGCCTGGAGAGCTCCGACAGCATGGAGACCAGCATCTCCACGGGCGGCACCTCGGCCTGCTCCCCGGACACCGTGTCCAG CGTGAGCGGCCTGGACGTGGGGAAGATCGAGGAGATGGAGAAGATGCTGAAAGAAGCGCACGCGGAGAAGAGCCGCCTCATGGAGTCGAGG GAGCGGGAGTTGGAGCTCCGGAGGCAGGCCCTGGAGGAGGAGCGGAGGCGGCGGGAGCAGGTGGAACGGAGGCTGCAGAGCGAGAGCGCCAGGAGGCAGCAGCTGGTGGAGAAGGAGGTCAAGATGCGGGAGAAACAGTTCTCCCAG GCACGACCCCTGACTCGCTACCTGCCAATCCGGAAGGAGGACTTTGATCTGAAGACCCACATTGAGTCGTCGGGCCACGGTGTCGATACCTGCCTGCACGTGGTGCTCAGCAGCAAG GTCTGCCGCGGCTACTTGGTCAAGATGGGGGGCAAGATTAAGTCGTGGAAGAAGCGCTGGTTTGTCTTCGACCGGCTCAAGCGCACCCTTTCCTATTATGTGG ACAAGCATGAGACGAAGCTGAAGGGGGTCATCTACTTCCAGGCCATCGAGGAGGTCTACTATGACCACCTGCGCAGTGCGGCCAAG AGCCCGAACCCAGCCCTCACCTTCTGTGTGAAGACCCATGACCGGCTCTACTACATGGTGGCCCCATCTGCCGAGGCCATGCGCATCTGGATGGATGtcatcgtgaccggagctgaggGCTACACTCAATTCATGAACTGA
- the PHLDB1 gene encoding pleckstrin homology-like domain family B member 1 isoform X5, whose amino-acid sequence MDALNRNQVGPGCKTQAMVKKGPLDLIETGKGLKVQTDKPHLVSLGSGRLSTAITLLPLEEGKTVIGSAARDISLQGPGLAPEHCYIENLRGTLTLYPCGNACSIDGLPVRQPTRLTQGCMLCLGQSTFLRFNHPAEAKWMKSMIPAGGRAPGPPYSPGSESESLVNGNHAPQPATRGASACASHSSLVSSIEKDLQEIMDSLVLEEPGAAGKKPAATSPLSPMANGGRYLLSPPTSPGAMSVGSSYENTSPAFSPLSSPASSGSCASHSPSGQEPAPSVPPLVPARSSSYHLALQPPQSRPGGARSSESPRLGRKGGHERPPSPGLRGLLTDSPAATVLAEARRATESPRLGGQLPVVAINLSEYPASGARSQPTSIPGSPKLQPPVPAPRNKIGTLQDRPPSPFRELPGTERVLTTSPSRQLVGRTFSDGSATRTLQPPESPRLGRRGLDSMRELPPLSPSLSRRALSPMPTRTTPDPKLTREVVESPRARRWAAHGASPEDFSLTLGARGRRTRSPSPTLGESLAPRKGSFSGRLSPAYSLGSLTGASPRQSPRAQRKLSSGDLRVPVTRERKNSITEISDNEDDLLEYHRRQHQERLWEQEMERLERQRLETILNLCAEYSRADGAPEAGELPSIGEAAAALALAGRRPSRGLSAATGASGRGTEEPGGATQRLWECVDRSDEENLKEECSSTESTQQEHEDAPSAKLQGEVLALEEERAQVLGRVEQLKVRVKELEQQLQESAREAEMERALLQGEREAERALLQKEQKAVDQLQEKLVTLETGIQKERDKEAEALETETKLFEDLEFQQLERESRVEEERELAGQGLLRSKAELLRSITKRKERLAVLDSQAGQIRAQAVQESERLARDKNASLQLLQKEKEKLTMLERRYHSLTGGRPFPKTTSTLKEMEELLLPAVGLEQWYQELMAGLGTGPATASPRSSPPPLPAKASRQLQVYRSKMDGEATSPLPRTRSGPLPSSSGSSSSSSQLSVATLGRSPSPKSVLLAQNGTSSLPRNLAATLQDIETKRQLALQQKGQQVIEEQRRRLAELKQKAAAEAQCQWDALHGAAPFPPGPSGFPPLMHHSILHHLPAGRERGEDGEHAYDTLSLESSDSMETSISTGGTSACSPDTVSSVSGLDVGKIEEMEKMLKEAHAEKSRLMESRERELELRRQALEEERRRREQVERRLQSESARRQQLVEKEVKMREKQFSQARPLTRYLPIRKEDFDLKTHIESSGHGVDTCLHVVLSSKVCRGYLVKMGGKIKSWKKRWFVFDRLKRTLSYYVDKHETKLKGVIYFQAIEEVYYDHLRSAAKSPNPALTFCVKTHDRLYYMVAPSAEAMRIWMDVIVTGAEGYTQFMN is encoded by the exons GCTGTATGTTGTGCCTGGGTCAGTCGACCTTCCTCCGCTTTAACCACCCGGCTGAAGCCAAGTGGATGAAGAGCATGATTCCGGCAGGGGGCCGGGCCCCCGGGCCCCCCTACAGTCCTGGCTCAG AATCGGAAAGCCTGGTGAATGGGAACCACGCGCCACAGCCCGCGACCCGGGGCGCCTCTGCCTGCGCCAGCCACAGTTCCCTGGTGAGCTCTATTGAGAAGGACCTGCAGGAGATCATGGATTCGCTGGTGCTAGAGGAGCCCGGAGCGGCCGGCAAGAAGCCTGCCGCGACTTCCCCACTGTCGCCAATGGCTAATGGTGGGCGTTACTTGCTGTCCCCGCCGACCAGCCCTGGTGCCATGTCTGTGGGCTCCAGCTACGAGAACACCTCTCCAGCCTTCTCTCCGCTCTCCTCACCAGCCAGCAGTGGGAGCTGTGCCAGCCACTCACCCAGCGGGCAGGAGCCAGCACCTTCCGTGCCGCCGCTGGTGCCTGCCCGTTCCTCTAGCTACCACCTGGCCCTGCAGCCCCCACAGTCCCGACCGGGCGGCGCCCGCTCCTCCGAGAGCCCCCGGCTGGGCCGGAAAGGGGGTCACGAGAGGCCTCCCAGCCCCGGCCTCCGAGGTCTGCTGACGGACAGCCCCGCGGCCACTGTCTTGGCGGAGGCCCGCAGAGCCACCGAGAGCCCCCGGCTGGGTGGGCAGCTGCCCGTGGTGGCCATCAACCTGAGTGAATACCCAGCTTCCGGTGCCCGAAGCCAGCCCACGAGCATTCCTGGAAGCCCCAAGTTGCAGCCTCCGGTCCCTGCTCCCCGAAACAAGATCGGCACCCTCCAGGACCGCCCTCCCAGCCCTTTCCGTGAGCTGCCAGGCACCGAGCGGGTGCTGACAACCAGCCCCTCACGCCAGCTGGTGGGCCGAACATTTTCAGATGGGTCAGCCACCCGCACCCTGCAGCCTCCTGAGAGTCCCCGCCTGGGCCGGCGGGGCCTGGACAGCATGCGGGAACTCCCTCCGTTGAGCCCGTCTCTGTCGCGACGGGCTCTCTCCCCCATGCCCACCAGGACTACGCCAGATCCCAAGCTAACCAGGGAAGTGGTGGAGAGTCCCCGGGCCCGGCGCTGGGCAGCCCACGGGGCGTCACCGGAGGACTTCTCCCTGACGCTGGGGGCACGGGGCCGTAGGACACGGAGCCCCTCACCCACGCTCGGGGAGTCACTGGCACCCCGCAAGGGCAGCTTCAGTGGCAGGCTGAGCCCAGCCTATAGTCTGGGCTCTCTGACCGGGGCTTCGCCCCGCCAGAGCCCCCGTGCCCAGAGGAAGCTGTCCAGTGGGGACTTGCGGGTCCCTGTCACTCGGGAGCGGAAAAATAGCATCACGGAGATCAGTGACAACGAGGACGACCTCCTGGAGTACCACCGGCGGCAGCACCAAGAACGGCTCTGGGAGCAGGAGATGGAGAGACTG GAACGCCAGCGCCTGGAGACCATCCTGAACCTGTGTGCTGAGTACAGCCGGGCCGACGGGGCACCCGAGGCTGGGGAGCTGCCCAGCATCGGGGAAGCCGCCGCAGCATTGGCGCTGGCGGGCCGGAGGCCCTCTCGAGGCCTTTCAGCGGCCACCGGAGCCTCTGGGCGGGGCACCGAGGAGCCCGGGGGTGCCACCCAGCGCCTGTGGGAGTGCGTGGACCGCTCAGATGAGGAGAATCTCAAGGAGGAGTGCAGCAGCACTGAGAGCACCCAGCAggag catgAAGATGCACCCAGCGCCAAGCTCCAGGGGGAGGTGCTGGCCCTGGAAGAGGAGCGGGCTCAGGTGTTGGGGCGAGTGGAGCAGCTCAAGGTCCGTGTGAAGGAGCTCGAGCAGCAGCTGCAGGAGTCCGCCCGCGAG GCTGAAATGGAACGAGCATTgctgcagggggagagggaggcagagcggGCGTTGCTGCAGAAGGAGCAGAAGGCCGTGGACCAGCTGCAGGAAAAGTTGGTGACCTTGGAAACCGGCATCCAGAAGGAGAGGGACAAG GAGGCCGAGGCCCTGGAGACGGAGACAAAGCTGTTTGAGGACTTGGAGTTCCAGCAGCTGGAGCGGGAGAGCCGCGTGGAGGAGGAGCGTGAGCTGGCGGGCCAGGGGCTGCTCCGGAGCAAGGCCGAGCTGCTCCGGAGCATCACCAAGAGGAAG GAGCGCCTGGCAGTCCTGGACAGTCAGGCCGGGCAGATCCGGGCCCAGGCCGTGCAAGAGTCCGAGCGCCTGGCGCGGGACAAGAACGCCTCCCTGCAGCTGCTGCAGAAG GAGAAGGAGAAACTCACGATGCTGGAAAGAAGGTACCACTCACTCACGGGAGGCAGGCCTTTCCCGAAGACCACGTCGACCCTCAAAGAG ATGGAGGAGCTGCTGCTCCCTGCTGTAGGCTTAGAGCAGTGGTACCAGGAGCTGATGGCCGGGCTGGGGACCGGCCCCGCTACAGCCTCCCCGCGCTCCTCTCCCCCGCCTCTGCCCGCCAAAGCTTCCCGGCAGCTGCAG gtTTACCGCTCCAAGATGGATGGTGAGGCCACCAGCCCCCTGCCCCGGACCCGCAgcggccccctcccctcttcctctgggtcttcttcctcctcctcccagctcaGCGTGGCTACCCTGGGCCGTAGCCCCTCCCCAAAG AGTGTCCTCCTTGCCCAGAATGGCACGAGCAGCCTTCCTCGCAACCTGGCGGCCACGCTGCAGGACATTGAGACCAAGCGCCAGCTGGCCCTGCAGCAGAAGG GGCAGCAGGTGATCGAGGAGCAGCGGCGGCGCCTGGCCGAGCTGAAGCAGAAGGCTGCGGCCGAGGCGCAGTGCCAGTGGGATGCCCTGCACGGGGCGGCCCCCTTCCCGCCCGGCCCCTCGGGCTTCCCCCCGCTCATGCACCACTCCATCCTGCACCACCTGCCGGCCGGCCGAGAGCGCGGGGAGGACGGCGAGCACGCCTACGACACCCTGAGCCTGGAGAGCTCCGACAGCATGGAGACCAGCATCTCCACGGGCGGCACCTCGGCCTGCTCCCCGGACACCGTGTCCAG CGTGAGCGGCCTGGACGTGGGGAAGATCGAGGAGATGGAGAAGATGCTGAAAGAAGCGCACGCGGAGAAGAGCCGCCTCATGGAGTCGAGG GAGCGGGAGTTGGAGCTCCGGAGGCAGGCCCTGGAGGAGGAGCGGAGGCGGCGGGAGCAGGTGGAACGGAGGCTGCAGAGCGAGAGCGCCAGGAGGCAGCAGCTGGTGGAGAAGGAGGTCAAGATGCGGGAGAAACAGTTCTCCCAG GCACGACCCCTGACTCGCTACCTGCCAATCCGGAAGGAGGACTTTGATCTGAAGACCCACATTGAGTCGTCGGGCCACGGTGTCGATACCTGCCTGCACGTGGTGCTCAGCAGCAAG GTCTGCCGCGGCTACTTGGTCAAGATGGGGGGCAAGATTAAGTCGTGGAAGAAGCGCTGGTTTGTCTTCGACCGGCTCAAGCGCACCCTTTCCTATTATGTGG ACAAGCATGAGACGAAGCTGAAGGGGGTCATCTACTTCCAGGCCATCGAGGAGGTCTACTATGACCACCTGCGCAGTGCGGCCAAG AGCCCGAACCCAGCCCTCACCTTCTGTGTGAAGACCCATGACCGGCTCTACTACATGGTGGCCCCATCTGCCGAGGCCATGCGCATCTGGATGGATGtcatcgtgaccggagctgaggGCTACACTCAATTCATGAACTGA